Genomic DNA from Leptospiraceae bacterium:
ATATAAAGATAAATGCAAATATTAGTTTGTATAGGTTCATAAGCAGTTCCTAAAATTTAAACCTCTGTTTGGTTAGCTCATTAAAGTTCAAATACCAGGGAATTTCCGGTATCGGGTTATCAAGGTATATTCCGATACAAATAATTGGATATGCATCAAAGGGGCAACTCATTCTTGTTATGGCAATACTACAAAGATCCACATTCCTCTTATCCTGATCTTCAAAAACATAGAGGGGAGGAGTCGGAACCTCTTGCTTACATTGCTTGGCTTTGTAATCGGCAGCCGCATTTATCTGACTCTGGGCGTTAAAAGCCGGAATGGTACTGGGGGCCGGTCTGCATGAGAATAGTAGAATAAACATGAATATGAAAAATAGAATAATATATTTCATCTACTTTGTGCCTCCTACTGTAATACCACCGCCCCCTGATTTCTTTTTCTTGCCGCCTACGGTAAGACCTCCGCTATTCGTTTTCGGAAGGTTTCCGATTTTAACCTTGCTTCCTTTTTTCTCTTTGTCTTCGAAAAGAGGTCTATCGACCGAAGAAAAATTTACAACATCGCCTTCAACCTTCAGGACGGATACAGTTCCTATCGGATAATAATAATGTGTTTCATGCCAGATGCCTACGTTTACTAGAGATTGACCTCCATCAATTTTTTGTACGGCCTGGCTCATCGCATATTCAATATTTAATGGATTGGTTAAAGGGAATAAACCGAAAAGAAAAAAGGTTGATGTTTCCCCTTCTTCTCTACCGAGTATCTTATAACCTTCCCCCCGAACGATAGTCGCTGCCGGAACAAAGGCCATCTGGCGAACATGACCTCCTTTATCCAGAGTAAAGGGGTTTCCCGTGCAGGATAGAATGCTTAAAAGACTTAAGGGGAATATAAATTTAGCGATTGCTTTTCTTATCATTAGTAATCGGACTTTCTCCTCCGGTAAACTTTACTGCCTCCGCATTCAGGCCAAAGCGATTATAGGTAAAAAATAATAAAATAATCTTATCATTCCAGTAACGTATATTCACCAGGGCATCCGCTTCTTTTTCATTGATAGCTTCGTTCATGAGCTGATGAATTGGAGGTTTCTTTAAAGGAAAACCGAATATTCCGGCATCAATGGTTACCCAGCCCGCTTGTTTTTCTACAGGACCTATTACCTCATATTTCTTGGTTACAATAGGTATATTACTGGTGGCCATCCCGGCACTTGAAGATGCACAAGAATTTAAGAATATTAGAAAAAACAGTAAAACTATCCATCTCATTTAAGCCTGCCTTTTATGGGTGTTCATCCACTCATTTAAAAATTGTTCGTTATGCTTTTTTTCAAGTTGTATCCATTCTTTCATTTCTTCTAACTTTCGGGCAGAAAGTCTAGATTGATTTAGGATGGAAATTCCGTCTTCCGTAATTTCGCCTAACTTATGTAAATTGTTCATTTTAACTTCGAGAGATTTAATTAAAAAATCATCCGAGAAAATATAGTAGTCTTTTCTTTCTCCCGTAAGTCGGACAATTTCAGCGACTCCACTCAGTAAAAGCATACGAATATTACTCGAAACACTACTCTTACTTACCTGTAAGATAGCCGCAATTTCGGAGGCGGAAATGGGTTTATCGATTACGAGCATGAGTCCGGCAATTCGTCCTCCGATGCGGGGGATAGCAAGACTCTCGTAAAACAGTCCCATTTTATCAATGAATTGCATCAACTCGGGTTTGATGTTCTGGCTTTTTTTGATTTTTGGTTTCATTGTACGATTTGTTTACTTTGTTCAATAATTACCGAACTTACTATATAGACTGGTTTTTGTAAATAAAAAAATAGGAATTTATTTTTTGAGGGAAGATTTTATAGGATTACTCAATTACCAAATTTGTAAAGCACCAAGAAAACTTATAAAACGTGAACTATAGATTTTCTTTGTTTTAAATTTTTTTCCAAAGAAAATGCTTGCTATTTTTTATTCTACTGAATTTTTTCATACAGGAAGCCTATTTTTCAACAAATAGGAATATACATTAATGAATTCAATCAAAAATATCGAGAAAATTCCTGAGACAGTAAGAGCTTTAGTTGAGGCCGGGCTTAAGTCCGCTTTAAAAAAGGGAAGCCTCGGCACTGCAAAAATCAATTATATACAGATAGAAAATTCACTTTCCGGTGGTAAAACAGGAGCAGCCGTATTTGTTGCAAGGTACGGATTTGATGCTTCTATGCAATCTGATAAAGAAAAGTTTATTCAAGCTTCTTCTTTTATTCGCGTTCTAAAAATTGCTCCCAGGGAAATTTGTGAGTCCGAGAATGAAGGTTATGAAAAAACCCGTGAGACTTTACTGGATATTTTTAGCCAGGTAGAATATCATCATGAAGATGAATTTGAATACAGCGCTAAACAATACGGTATTCTTTTATATCAAGATGTTGGAACGGTTGCCGCTTCTGATTTGAAGGGTGTAGCTAAATACTTCACCAACAGAATTATGAATATGTCTGTAGAGGCGGAAGAGACCGAAACTTTTGCAAGGGAACTATCCCTTCTTCTTCAAAAGGAAGTATTTTTAAGTCTTAAAAAAGGACTATATGGAAATGTAAAACGGATAAATACAAACCTGAATGAGTGCTATGGAAACAAATTAAATTCATCCAGGGTAAAAGAAGGTTTTGCAGAGTTAAAAGCCTTAGATCCCACACTACCCGATTTTGACGAAATATTGGAATACTATAACATACAATCAAGCTACCACCAGGTGAATTTTATTCATGGAGACTTGAATCCGGAAAATGTTCTGGTATGGGAGAATGAACTTACTTTTTCGGGGAAGTAATTTATTACACTCCCTGGATTGGCTTAAAAACCGAAAACAGGATTTATCCGAACGAGAAATTACATTCATTAAAGCCAGCCAAAACCAGGAAAAGAAAACAAGGCGAATTTTATGGGCAGTTGGAATTTTAGTTTCTACGTTGATACTTGGATTTGGAATATTCGGAACGGTGAATTATCTCAATGCAAGTGCTATGGCTGAAACCATTGCAAAAAGTTTTTCTTTAAGTAAAGAGGAATTACTAAGCGCTTCAAATTTGGATAGGTGGAGTGAAGATCAGGGTGCCATGAATTGGAAAGATGCAAAGAAAAAATGTGCTTCCTTAGGAAAAGGCTGGCGTCTTCCCAAGAAAGGTGAATGGCAGGTAAATTACGGAGCCAATACAGAGACCTTATCCAAAGTCTGGTATGATATAGCAAGCGATCAGGGTGGAATGGTCTGGGCTTTAGAAGAGTATTCGGAAGCACTTGCCCAAACTTTCAGCTTGAGCGATGCTACGGCTGTGCAAAGCTCAAAGGATAATAATGGATATGTACGCTGTATTCATTAGTTCTAATAATACATAGAGTCCTATCGGAGGTTATTATGAGCATTCTGAATAAAGTAATCTTTTTATTGTGTATTCTCTATTCTATCGGTTGTGCGACCTTATTTAAAGGTTCGAAACAAAATATTGTAGTTACGGTTTCAGGAGCCGATGACGCTGATATATCTGTTTATGAACTTTCAGGCGATTCCGAAAAAAAATTGGCACAGGAAAATCCGGAATAAGTTATAATTTAAAAACCGGGAATGGTTACTTCCAAAAAGCAAGGTATAAGGTCGAAGCTGTTAAAGGCACAAAAAAAGTAGAGATGTATCTGGATACCAGGTTAAATATGGGATGGTATCTCGGTGGTAATGTAGTAATGGGAGGACCTCTCAGCGGACTTATTGGTTACTTGATTGTTGACCCCTATAGCGGTGCTATGTGGGAGCTTGATTTGGATAATCAAAAGCAGATAGATTTGTATCTGGAGAAAGAACCTGTTATTGTGAAAGCCCCGGAGCCGGAGAAGAACAAATGTGACTTTTTTAATCAAACCGTAACGCTCAAGAATAAAGAAGTATTGAAAAATGTTGTAATGGGAATCGTTCCCGGTTATGTCGTCGTATTTACCGGAGAGGGCAAAACCTGGGTCTACCCCAAATCCGAAGTTAAAAGTGCTGAAAATTATAGTTCATCAGAATCCAATAATACTCCCGAACCAACCAAAAAATCCTGTGATTTTTTCTCTCAAACTGTGTCTCTAAAAAAGGGAGATATTATACAGGATACGATAACAGCGGTAACATCGGAATTTGTAGTGGTCTTACAAAAAGAGGGTAAAGTAATAGTCTACCCTAAAAAAGAAATTAGGAATATTACAAATCATAAATAAATTAGACAGATAAAACTCTTATAAGAGGGAATGAAAATGAAGAAACTAACAATTATAGTTTTACTATTTTTTCTTATTATATGTAAGGAAAAGCCTACGGAAAAGAAGCCAGCACAGGCTCCGAAGAAAATCAAGCAACGAATAGAGATAAAGGCTGTAAGTCTTTTTCTTCTGGGAAAAGTAGAATCTGCGAATAATCTAATTAAGCGCGGTCAGATTGTACCTATGGATAAGGATCTTAAAACGGCAAAAAATTCCCTGATAGATGTTCAGGTTATGGGAAATAAATTAAACCCCGTGATACGGCTCCATGAAAAAACAATCTTCAGAATGAAAGCCACTGTAACAGAAACAGAAGTCTTATACAAGGGGCATTTAGAGAAAGGTACAGTCCTGGTAAACATGGAAAAGATGAACCAGAATAGTCACTTTGTAATCCAGACTCCCACATTAGCCGCCGACTTCAGGGGTACAAAGGTATTGGTTTCTGTTGAAGAGGATGGTAGTACAAAGGCAAAATTAACCGAAGGATCTCTGGCTATCAAAATGAATATTCCTGTCATTGATGCTATTTCAGAAACACTTCCGGAGGAAAAATTATCCAAACAACTAAACCGAGAACTCAAAGATGTAGAAGTTCTTTTAGAACCGGGACAGGAAGTGTATATCTCTAAAGCTGATACAGTAAAAGTGATTCAAGAAAAGAAATTGGAATCCTTTGTTAATAGTCCGGAGATAAATGCTGTCGTGAAAACTGAAGAAGATAATGAAGAAAAAATAACTGCTGTCATAGATAATTTCAAAAGCAAGAATCCGGAGTATATTACAAAAGAAGAAGACAGTAAGCCAAGCATCCGAGAGTCTATCAAAATATTAGGCATGAAGGGTAAGGACAGAGAAAAGTTAGTCAAGGAATTCGAAGAATTAAAAGGAATGCAGCGTGATAAAATTGTGACTATTGATGAGTCAACAGTTAAAAAGGAAGCTGATTCTTATTTAAAAGAACATCGAAAAGAAATGGTAGGTAGAATTGAAATATCTCTGGGAAAAAAATCGGAAGGACTTATATTACAAAATGGTAAGACGATTAATGGAGTTATTTTCCAATTACATGATAAATTAAAAATCATTACTCCCGAAGGGGAAATGGTAATACCTATGAGCGATGTGAAAAGCTTCAAGTTCTAAAAAATTGTCCGGTGGCGGAGAAAAACAATGAAAATAGTTCTATTGATTTTACTAATAATTTTAACACTCGGACAGTGTACGGATGCACTGGTATATACACAGACACAGAAAAAATCTGATTCTGACTCAAACATGCTGTTTTTCTTGTTATATGCTTTATCTTCAAACCAAACCAATACAGGTACCGGAACGGGCACAGGAACAGTAGAGACGGGTACAGCGGGGGATGTTACTACCCTCGCCGGTTCCGGTACTGCCGGCTCTGCGGATGGAACAGGAACCGCTGCCAGTTTTGACTTTCCGATGGGAATTGCTGTCGACACAAGCGGGAACATCTATGTGGCTGATTTCAACAACAACAAAATTCGCAAAATTAGCTCTTCGGGTGAAGTCACGACACTCGCCGGCTCCGGAACTGCTGGCTCTGCGGATGGAAATGGAACCGCTGCCAGTTTTAATACTCCGCAGGGAGTTACTGTTGATGCAAGCGGGAACATCTATGTGGCTGATTCTGGTAATTATAAAATCCGTAAAGTCACTTCTTCCGGTGTTGTCACCACTCTCGCTGGCTCAGGAAGTAGCGGTTCTGCGGATGGAAATGGAACCGCTGCCAGTTTTAATACTCCGCAGGGAGTTACTGTTGATGCAAGCGGGAACATCTATGTGGCTGATTCTGGTAATTATAAAATCCGTAAAGTCACTTCTTCCGGTGTTGTCACCACTCTCGCTGGCTCAGGAAGTAGCGGTTCTGCGGATGGAAGTGGAACCGCTGCCAGTTTTAGCTTTTCGCAGGGAATTACTGTCGATGCAAATGGAAACGTCTATGTGGCTGATTCTTACAATAACAAGATTCGAAAAATCACATCGGCTGGTGTTGTCACAACTCTTGCCGGCTCCGGAACTGTCGGTTCTGCAGATGGAAATGGAACCGCTGCCAGTTTTAGTTCACCATTTGGAATTGCAGTCGTTTCCTCCGGAGTTGTTTATGTTGCGGATAGAGATAATAACCGGATCCGCAAGATAGTGATACAATAAAATATTCATAGATTCTAATTTACTATTTATTCTATTTTAGCGAGACAGGTATGGAAGAAGAGAAAAATCAAAATAAACCCACAGAAAATTTCATACAAAAAGTTTCTACTTTCATACAGAAACTTTTTTCCATGGGTAAGAGGGAAAGAAACTTCAAAGAAAATTATATGGATGTTTATAAAAAGCAGTCTACGGAAAAAGTCGTTCGTGGAACTCAGCTTATGCTGCAATATGTTGCAAATAAAGGAATTAAACTTTCTCCTACAATTATTAACACCCTTACCTTCACAAAAGAAAAAATTGAACTGGGAAAGAAATTAACATCCAAAGAAGAAGCCAAATTCTGGCTCGCTTATACAGACTTATCCAATCTGATCCAACCGGTTACGGTTAAAAGCCTGAAATGTATCAGGGAAGAATTTGGAGTTCATACAGGGTTCTTTCATAAGAAACAAATTTCTTTTGCAGAAAGAGTGCAGGGAAAATACAGAAGAACCAGTACTTTCGTGTTGGTTTTAGCCCTCGCAACCCAGGTATTATGGCTGTGGCAAACTTATTTATTTAGTGAAACACAAACCACCAATAAAGAACTTAAGCAAGTCTATGAGAAAATAATTGTAGAGAATAAGAATGATCATGTTCTGCATGTGAAAGCTCTTGAGTTAGAAGGAAATTTAGCTGTTCAAAAGAAGAAACTAAAGAATTTAATCAAGCCTCTGTATTTCGTATATAATAAACTTCAACCGGGTCTTAACTTAACAAATAAGATAGAAAGGGAGTATAATCCTGAGAACTATCCTGAAATGAAAAAGTATGAAAAGCTGGTAGAAGAAGAATATCTCAGCAACATGGATAGCCTCGCATTTTCTATTCAGATCTTAACTTTGTATTTACTTCCCATCTTTTATGGTCTCTTAGGTTCCTGTACTTATATACTTCGTGTGATTGCAAGTGAAATCGATAAGCAAATTTACGTTCGAGAACATGACATACAATATGCTCTTAGAATTTTACTCGGAACCTTTGCCGGATTTGTTATTGGTTGGTTTATATCCAGCGATGCAGAAATGCAGGTTGGCTTTTCCCCTGCCAAACTTTCTCCTTTTGCCATTGCGTTTGTCGCCGGTTATAGTGTAGAACTGTTGTTTACCTTACTGGATAAAATTGTGTCTGTATATTCCGGCAGCAGTAAAGAGAGGAAAGAAACGGAAACAAAAGATGAATAAGGTAGGTTTGTTCCGAGCTTTTTAAGGGAGATGTAAAAACAGAAATTGACTTTCAGTTATGAATGATTTTTAAATAAGGATTTTCCTTTTTCAAGTCATTCATAACTGCTTCAGTAATTTTTGTTCCACTTACTTCGAGGTAGATGAGATTTTTTAGCTTCTTTACACCTGAGAAATCATTCACAGGTGTATTATGCAGATAAAGCTCATTAAGATTTTCAAATGAGCGGAAGGCATCTAAAGTATGAAATACAAGGTTTTGTGCATATACCCTTCTTAAATTTTTCAAGCAGGATATATCTTCTATGTTTTTCACCCCGGTCTCGCTTATATCGAGATACAATAATTCTTGCAGGCTACATATTCCATCAAGCGTTTGAATGTTCGTTTTTCTCAGGTATAAAAATTTTAATTTCTTGCTTTTTTTTATTCCCCTGATAGTAATCAGTCCGGAATTGGACAGGTTCAGATAATCGAGATTCTTAAGGAGCTCTAATCCATCGAGAGTCCTTAACTCCGGAGAAGAAATTTCGAGTGAAATAAGGTTAGGAAATTGAGATAACTCAGAGAAGGAAGGGAATTCTTCTCGAAAACCAAAAAATTTCTGTTTTCTTGAGAAAAGTCCAAGATATGTTTTTTTCATTGAATAGAGAGGAAGAAAATCATTAGGAATCGATTCTTCTGAAAATAGGGCGAGACTTGTAAGTAAAAAGAAAGTTAAAAAAAGCATCTCTTTCATGAAAACCATTTGTCAACTCAGGCTCAAGCAGAATTATGAAATCTACTTATAAAACCGGAAGGGTAAGGATCTGAATGCTAAAAAAATTAAACCATGCTTCTGCAACTGTGAATATCAAAGATACAGCTCAAAAATTCAAGACAACTTCTAAATCCAGGTCTGAATATTTTACCTTTCAAAAAGATGCTCTCGCGCAGTTGAAGAGGATTCTGGCAAATCCGGGCCATTTCCCTCATTTTGCAGTTTGCGGAGCAAAATATCTGGATATAAAGGAAGAGTTAGGGGGGCTCATTCGCTCTGAATTTTTAGAAGAAAATACAGCCAGTAAGTTCTTTTATGACCCGTATCGAAATGAAATTTGCCCTTCTCAATATGCTTCTAAAGATATGTATCCTCTGTTCCTCCCCGATAGCCGGTATAGACCCGTTTTATACGAGCCAATTCCCAACCTCTTAAACCTTCTCGGAATACCGGGGATCAATTCTTATAAAAGGGGCCTTTTGCTATCCGCTACAGGAGGATATCTTATCCTGCCCCTAAACCAGCTTTTTTCCGATTATAGAACCTATGAAGCGTTAAGAACCTGTATTTATAGAGGATTGATTGATTTTTCCGGTCTTGAAAATATTGATTTTCCGCTGGAAAAAACACAGGCACTTCCGGCCTTTCCTCTTAATTTAAGACTGATTCTGGTAGGGAGTGAATACTACTATGAATATTTTTATCAGAGAGACCATTTCTTCCGAGAAATTTTCCCTATCCGGGTAGATTTAAAAAATGAAGTAGAAAATACTCCGCAAAATCGCCGCTGGTTCTATGAGTTTTTAGATAGCCTGCAATTGGAGAACTATCCAAAGATTAATTTTTCCGGAAAAAAAACATTACTTAAAGAAGCCTTTCGTCTAAATGAAAGTCAGAAGTTTTTCAGTTTGAACCGAGAGAGAATTCGAGAACTTTATACAGAAGCGGTTATTTTACACCCTAAAAAAGCTATTGGTGAAACGGAAATAGAAAAAGCAAAAGAGCTAATTCTTCAACGTTATTCGTCCAATAAAAACAGGTATTATGAAGCTCTTCAGGCTGGTTTATATCGACTTGAAATGAAAGGGAAGAGGCTGGGTCGAATCAATGGCCTTTCTATCGTAACCGGAATCCACTCCAATTATGAATACGGACAGGTTAGCATTATTTCTGCGAGGGTTTTTACAGGTTCCGGAAACCTTACTAATATTGAAAGGGAAGTGAATCTTTCCGGAGATATACATGATAAAGGGGTTTTGATTATTTCATCTTATCTAAAAGCGCTATTCGGTGGGCATTTGAATATAAGTCTCGATGCCTCTGTGACCTTTGAGCAAAATAGTTCTATAATAGATGGAGATTCCGCGAGTATTGCCCAATTTCTGGCAGTCCTTTCGGCTCTATCTGAGTGTAAAATACCGGCAAATCTGGCTGTTACCGGGGCCATGTCTCAATATGGTGATGCTCTTCCTATTGGAGAAGTGAATAAAAAAATAGAAGCATTTTATGAAATTTCTTCCTTAATCGGCACTCCCAAAGAGATTTATAGAGTTTTTATTCCAGAATCGAATGTTAAAGATCTGATTTTATCCGATACTGTATTGGAGGCCATTAAAAAAGGTTTTTTTGAGGTCCTGTCTTATGCTCATATTGAAGATTTAATACAGGAGATTTTGGGTCTACCCCTCGGAAAAGCTGATAAAGAGGGAAGTTTTCCGGAAGGAAGTCTAATGCATGTTATCCAGCAGAAATTAGAAAAAAAGAAAGAGCTTGAAAAAGCAAGTGTGTAATTGAGCCTTTGATTTTCAGGAGATTTTCGTGTCTTCAAGTTTTTTAACTCCAAGCTATTCCATCCTTATTTCGATTCTGGCAGGCCTGGGGTTTATCGCGATTCTGGCTATAGCTCCTGTTTCGGAGAGTAAAAGGCCTTCTTCCTTATTTAGAACCAAACCACAGGACAAAGTTAAAGAAAAAAGAGAATCATTCTCTCCCGAATTAGAATTGGAAAAAAAAGATACAGAATCGAAAAACTTTTTAAACCTTGTGCCCATTCCCTCCCATTCTCCTATACAATACCTCGAAACAGATAAAGTCTATTTTGGTTTCACACCCCAGTTGTCGGAAAAAAGTCTATCGGATTCTCTTTTCACCTCCTATATTCCCGACCAGAATGGTATGTTTTTCATTTATCAGAAGAGGGGTTTTGAAGCAAAAGCAATCCTTAGCTCAAATACTAAAAAAGATATTATTTATACAGAGAAATGGAAAGCTTTACAAAATCCGGCTTATAGAGCAATGAATCAAACTCCGCATACACCGGTTGATAAAAATCTGAATGCCCTTGAGTTTTCCTATGAAATTCGCCCGGGGATTTCAGCAGTATTACGCTCATCTTACATGGATACGGAGAATAAAGGCGAAAACCCAAGACTTATGATGGCAGGAGTAAATCTAGGGAAGAACAAATTTATTTCTACTCAGTTTTATGCCGGGGATGCAAATGGAGGAATATCTTATCTTTATTCCGGAATTTTAGCTTATGATTCTATGTTGTACGGACAAACAAACTCCAATCCTACTGATTCGAAGAAACGTCTTTTTGAATGGCAAACCAGTATTCATGCGGGCAAACACCTGGGGCTTCAAACCAGCGTTTACAATGTAAAGGAGCCTGATAAGGGAATCTCTAAAAATGAAGAAGGTGCAAGAGTTTCTATGTTTATAGGCCTGGATTATTTTACTCTGAATCTAAAGTATAACTATATGTCTAATGACCTCTTACAAAGTATTCACTCAGGAAATCAATATACTGGAGGCTCCGATTTTGCTGCTCTTGGGTTTACTTTTTTTATGGGAAAATACAAACAGTATTCGCTTTATCTGGGAAATAATTATCATAATCTGGTAACCGGTACTCTTTCCCAGGCAGATCCCAGACAATGGCAGGATGGTGTAAGTCCGGTCACAAATTCATTTACGGCTGTATTTAAAGGTAGGGCAACGGAAATAGATAATGCTACTATCTTTTTGTATTTTAGAAATCAATCCTACAAAAATCTTTTATATTCTAATCTGGGCAATATTCGACTTCCGGGTATACAGGAAAATAATGAATATTCTACCTCTCTGGGTCTTGAAATGTTTTTTTAGAGCCTTATTCAGAGATACATTTTATTACTCTTGTTTCACCACGATAAGATACAAAAAGTATTGTCATAAAATACCCTGCCTGTAAACTTTCTTGTATGCCATCAACATGGGGAAAAATTTTTTCAATCAGTACATTTGGTGAATCTCACGGTCAATCTGTGGGAGTCGTGGTGGATGGAGTTCCGGCAGGTATTCCCATTTCCGAAGAAGAAATCCAGGGGGACTTAAACAGAAGAAGGCCCGGACAGAGTCGCTTAACAACTCCGAGGGATGAGAAAGACCGTATCCGCATTGTTTCCGGTGTCTTTGAAGGGAAAACAATCGGTAGCCCGATAGCAATGCTTGTAGATAACCAGAACCAAATATCTAAAGATTACGATAATCTAAAACACATTTTTCGTCCTTCTCATGCAGACTATACATATCATTCTAAATATGGTTATCGCTCTCATGTCGGAGGCGGTAGAGCTTCTGTAAGGGAAACCATCGGTCGGGTAGCTGCGGCAGCTCTGGCCAGGACCATTCTTAAAAATGAATTAGGAATTTCTACAGTAGCCTGGGTCGATTCTATTGCAGATGTTCATGCTAATATTATAGATACGCCACCTAAGAGCATAGAAGATGTGGATATAAATGACGTGAGATGTCCTGATAAAAATGTGGCCTTAAAAATGGAAGAGCTTATTCAAAAAGCGGGTAGGGAAGGGGACTCTGTAGGAGGCACGATTCGTGCTGCTATTT
This window encodes:
- the aroC gene encoding chorismate synthase, with protein sequence MPSTWGKIFSISTFGESHGQSVGVVVDGVPAGIPISEEEIQGDLNRRRPGQSRLTTPRDEKDRIRIVSGVFEGKTIGSPIAMLVDNQNQISKDYDNLKHIFRPSHADYTYHSKYGYRSHVGGGRASVRETIGRVAAAALARTILKNELGISTVAWVDSIADVHANIIDTPPKSIEDVDINDVRCPDKNVALKMEELIQKAGREGDSVGGTIRAAIYNVPPGLGDPVYDKLEADFAKAILSIPACKGFEVGSGFEGTRQKGSEHNDEFYTDENGKIRTRTNRSGGIQGGISNGETILIRAAFKPTSTIFKEQKTVNDKNEETLLQAKGRHDPCVLPRAVPIVEAVLNLVLIDAYFYQRALNPAWYEKHRRNR
- a CDS encoding AAA family ATPase, giving the protein MLKKLNHASATVNIKDTAQKFKTTSKSRSEYFTFQKDALAQLKRILANPGHFPHFAVCGAKYLDIKEELGGLIRSEFLEENTASKFFYDPYRNEICPSQYASKDMYPLFLPDSRYRPVLYEPIPNLLNLLGIPGINSYKRGLLLSATGGYLILPLNQLFSDYRTYEALRTCIYRGLIDFSGLENIDFPLEKTQALPAFPLNLRLILVGSEYYYEYFYQRDHFFREIFPIRVDLKNEVENTPQNRRWFYEFLDSLQLENYPKINFSGKKTLLKEAFRLNESQKFFSLNRERIRELYTEAVILHPKKAIGETEIEKAKELILQRYSSNKNRYYEALQAGLYRLEMKGKRLGRINGLSIVTGIHSNYEYGQVSIISARVFTGSGNLTNIEREVNLSGDIHDKGVLIISSYLKALFGGHLNISLDASVTFEQNSSIIDGDSASIAQFLAVLSALSECKIPANLAVTGAMSQYGDALPIGEVNKKIEAFYEISSLIGTPKEIYRVFIPESNVKDLILSDTVLEAIKKGFFEVLSYAHIEDLIQEILGLPLGKADKEGSFPEGSLMHVIQQKLEKKKELEKASV
- a CDS encoding FecR domain-containing protein; amino-acid sequence: MKKLTIIVLLFFLIICKEKPTEKKPAQAPKKIKQRIEIKAVSLFLLGKVESANNLIKRGQIVPMDKDLKTAKNSLIDVQVMGNKLNPVIRLHEKTIFRMKATVTETEVLYKGHLEKGTVLVNMEKMNQNSHFVIQTPTLAADFRGTKVLVSVEEDGSTKAKLTEGSLAIKMNIPVIDAISETLPEEKLSKQLNRELKDVEVLLEPGQEVYISKADTVKVIQEKKLESFVNSPEINAVVKTEEDNEEKITAVIDNFKSKNPEYITKEEDSKPSIRESIKILGMKGKDREKLVKEFEELKGMQRDKIVTIDESTVKKEADSYLKEHRKEMVGRIEISLGKKSEGLILQNGKTINGVIFQLHDKLKIITPEGEMVIPMSDVKSFKF